The Anabaena sp. WA102 genome contains a region encoding:
- a CDS encoding phage holin family protein has product MDITTLLIVWLVTAVSLWIISKLPLGVEIDSPEKAIFSAAVLGIITALVKPVLKFLFVIPNLATFDLLSGIFTFMIAVACFSIAAWLVDGFRLRFGIWSAILGAFALTLVNNIIYKLLGV; this is encoded by the coding sequence ATGGATATTACGACGCTGCTAATTGTTTGGTTAGTAACGGCTGTTAGTTTGTGGATTATTAGTAAATTACCTTTAGGAGTGGAAATTGATTCTCCTGAAAAGGCAATTTTTTCTGCCGCAGTTTTAGGTATTATTACAGCATTAGTGAAGCCAGTTCTCAAATTTTTGTTTGTGATACCAAATTTAGCCACCTTTGACTTATTATCTGGTATCTTCACTTTCATGATTGCTGTTGCTTGTTTTAGTATTGCTGCTTGGTTAGTAGATGGTTTCCGGTTACGTTTTGGCATTTGGAGTGCAATTTTAGGTGCTTTTGCGCTTACTCTTGTCAATAACATTATCTACAAATTATTAGGTGTTTAA
- a CDS encoding small RNA NsiR4-regulated ssr1528 family protein: MTTENTTGADAIDRAISRGIDFDGSPIPIVKLDLYEQVMGLESGRQRSGVSNTMRSRIVRIGAKHIPQAELDQKLVEAGFAPLKEKEIAFFYGGK; the protein is encoded by the coding sequence ATGACCACTGAAAATACCACGGGTGCTGATGCTATTGATAGAGCGATATCAAGGGGAATTGATTTTGATGGTTCTCCTATTCCCATAGTTAAATTAGACCTATATGAACAAGTTATGGGTTTAGAATCAGGCAGACAACGCAGCGGTGTATCCAATACCATGCGTTCTCGCATTGTTCGGATTGGTGCTAAACATATCCCCCAAGCTGAACTTGATCAAAAGCTGGTTGAAGCTGGTTTTGCACCTTTAAAAGAAAAGGAAATTGCTTTTTTCTACGGTGGTAAATAA
- a CDS encoding clan AA aspartic protease: MIYGRLIDSKAIVPVIFRLPTQRDFSINFIIDTGFNDHLTLPPQAVSAMNLPLYSTTLARLADGRETLLSIHLATIVWDNREKVVPILASGFKPLLGTALMAGYHLEIDFEENGLVSLEQIPPLIS, from the coding sequence ATGATTTACGGGAGATTGATCGATAGCAAAGCGATTGTGCCAGTAATTTTTCGTTTACCGACACAACGAGATTTTTCTATTAATTTTATTATTGATACTGGATTCAACGACCATCTTACCTTACCACCACAAGCCGTCAGCGCGATGAATCTGCCGTTATATTCCACTACGCTTGCTAGATTAGCCGATGGTAGGGAGACGTTGTTATCTATACATTTAGCAACAATTGTTTGGGACAATCGAGAAAAAGTAGTTCCTATTTTAGCATCTGGTTTTAAACCTTTATTGGGAACGGCTTTGATGGCAGGATATCATCTGGAGATTGATTTTGAAGAGAATGGTTTAGTTTCGTTAGAACAAATCCCACCCTTGATTTCATAG
- a CDS encoding DUF2442 domain-containing protein has translation MNGKHLGIGKMDKQYNISNIDFNGELMILSVDGKTYQIPIIQASKRLAQATDMERKMYRISTSGYGIHWYAIDEDLTTKGLIKLAEIAKTA, from the coding sequence ATGAATGGCAAACATTTAGGAATTGGCAAAATGGATAAGCAATACAACATATCAAATATTGACTTTAATGGAGAGTTGATGATTCTATCAGTAGATGGAAAAACTTATCAAATCCCAATTATTCAAGCATCTAAGCGACTTGCTCAAGCAACAGATATGGAGCGCAAAATGTATCGTATTTCGACCTCTGGTTATGGTATTCATTGGTACGCCATTGATGAAGATTTGACAACTAAAGGACTAATCAAACTAGCAGAGATCGCCAAGACAGCTTAA
- a CDS encoding DUF4160 domain-containing protein: MPTVLYIRGWRFFFYSDEGNEPIHIHVQKGDSECKYWLDIDLYEIREAYSYQMSSRDTREVKKIILQNFDEIVDEWQTFRNWQNG, translated from the coding sequence ATGCCAACAGTTCTATATATAAGGGGATGGCGATTTTTCTTTTATTCAGACGAGGGAAATGAGCCGATTCATATTCATGTGCAGAAAGGAGACAGTGAATGTAAATATTGGCTAGACATCGATCTGTACGAGATTCGTGAGGCTTATTCATATCAAATGTCATCACGAGACACGCGGGAAGTCAAGAAGATCATCTTGCAAAACTTTGATGAAATAGTAGATGAATGGCAAACATTTAGGAATTGGCAAAATGGATAA
- a CDS encoding type II toxin-antitoxin system VapC family toxin: protein MKPALIDTNILSFFFRNHSLVVERFQAYLNDHDKINISIITYYEIVSGLKHRDAQKQLTSFQEFISYNTVLPLSTSSATISADIYANLRNKGTPIDDIDILIAGIAIANNLIIITNNIRDFGKIENLEIRDWSK from the coding sequence ATGAAGCCAGCCTTGATTGATACTAATATCTTATCGTTTTTCTTCCGTAATCACAGTCTGGTTGTTGAGCGTTTTCAAGCCTATCTTAACGACCATGACAAAATTAACATTAGCATTATCACTTATTATGAAATTGTCAGTGGGTTAAAACATCGTGACGCGCAAAAACAACTCACCTCTTTTCAGGAATTTATTTCATACAATACGGTTTTACCTCTAAGTACAAGCTCTGCCACAATTTCTGCTGATATTTATGCCAATTTAAGAAATAAAGGAACGCCAATTGATGATATTGATATTCTGATAGCAGGAATTGCCATAGCCAACAATTTGATTATTATCACAAATAATATCAGAGATTTTGGAAAAATAGAAAACTTAGAAATTCGAGATTGGAGTAAGTAA
- a CDS encoding DUF1350 family protein produces MKFQPVSHSWVALHPKPQGVIQFVGGAFFGTFWPMLFYRSLLQRLFNDGYTIVILPFNFTFDHYAEAGFLIREQYEIMPELVRRAIFAGYEYEPYLSDQNFSWLGHSIGCKYIALLEAFSALPVVGEPSDPQYPHNIEKLRKFIDSTVRSANTKGSQENINGKVESIFTDLLILINDLEIKRKEAERLIKYYIKREANFDQLQDNIKITSIFIKNQPSLLLAPVNTGLESAIPQPLAGIVISLGVNVKPTPDETYALIKEGDLFNLMGLTAFKKDKLAATTCEWFEDKFKKPPEGFRENLKGGHLRPLGMQLGNFVINFPIPTIGSMKKRNIEFESPVSQLFQRLENKQGNTQK; encoded by the coding sequence ATGAAATTTCAACCTGTTTCCCATAGCTGGGTAGCTCTACACCCAAAACCCCAAGGAGTAATTCAATTTGTTGGTGGGGCTTTTTTTGGCACATTTTGGCCAATGCTTTTTTATCGTTCTCTACTTCAACGATTATTTAATGATGGTTATACAATTGTAATTTTACCATTCAATTTTACCTTTGACCATTATGCTGAGGCTGGCTTTTTAATCAGAGAACAATATGAAATCATGCCAGAACTGGTCAGAAGAGCAATATTTGCTGGCTATGAATATGAACCCTATTTGAGTGACCAAAACTTTTCCTGGCTAGGTCATAGTATTGGTTGTAAATATATTGCGCTTTTGGAAGCATTTAGTGCCTTACCTGTTGTTGGTGAACCTAGTGATCCTCAATATCCTCATAATATTGAAAAATTGAGGAAATTTATTGATTCAACAGTTAGATCAGCGAATACAAAAGGTTCTCAAGAAAATATTAATGGTAAGGTCGAAAGTATATTTACAGACCTCTTAATTCTGATTAATGATTTAGAAATAAAGCGTAAAGAGGCTGAACGATTAATTAAATATTACATTAAGCGAGAAGCCAATTTCGACCAATTGCAAGATAACATTAAAATCACTAGCATCTTTATTAAGAATCAACCCTCTTTACTATTAGCTCCTGTAAATACAGGTCTTGAGAGTGCTATCCCCCAACCTTTAGCAGGTATAGTTATTAGCTTAGGTGTGAATGTCAAACCAACCCCAGATGAAACCTATGCCTTAATTAAAGAAGGTGATTTATTTAATCTCATGGGGTTAACTGCGTTCAAAAAGGATAAACTTGCTGCAACAACTTGTGAATGGTTTGAAGATAAGTTTAAAAAACCACCTGAAGGTTTTAGAGAAAATTTAAAAGGTGGACATTTAAGACCATTGGGTATGCAATTGGGCAATTTTGTGATCAATTTTCCAATTCCCACTATTGGGTCTATGAAAAAACGAAATATAGAGTTTGAATCTCCTGTAAGTCAATTATTCCAACGTTTAGAAAATAAGCAAGGTAATACTCAAAAATAG
- a CDS encoding Uma2 family endonuclease gives MTFTADPPYTQTSLPDHTQLPESNGLFVKNFQEHPQSILLTQSIIPVLQKLHADGQYAIGQDSGIYWRITEPPERGAEAPDWFYVPHVPPLLDGKVRRSYVLWQEFIAPLIALEFVSGNGIEERDKTPWQGKLWIYEQVIKPAFYGIYEVSKASVEVYHLMEGQYHLLPPNQRGHYPITPMGVELGIWQGTYQNMELPWLRWWDLDGNLLLDGHETAEYERQRAEYEKEKSDRLIAQLRALGVEPEL, from the coding sequence ATGACCTTTACCGCAGATCCTCCCTATACACAAACCAGCCTTCCAGATCATACTCAACTACCAGAATCTAACGGACTATTTGTGAAGAATTTTCAGGAACATCCTCAAAGCATTCTACTAACTCAATCTATCATTCCAGTATTACAAAAACTCCACGCTGATGGACAATATGCTATAGGTCAAGATAGCGGTATTTATTGGCGAATAACTGAACCACCAGAACGAGGTGCAGAAGCCCCAGATTGGTTTTATGTTCCTCATGTGCCACCATTATTAGATGGTAAAGTCCGACGTTCTTATGTGCTTTGGCAAGAATTTATTGCCCCATTAATTGCTTTAGAATTTGTATCAGGAAATGGCATAGAAGAAAGAGATAAAACACCTTGGCAGGGGAAACTTTGGATTTATGAACAAGTGATCAAACCTGCTTTTTATGGCATTTACGAAGTTAGTAAAGCCAGCGTGGAAGTATATCATCTCATGGAAGGACAATATCATTTATTGCCACCAAATCAACGAGGTCATTATCCGATTACACCTATGGGCGTAGAATTAGGTATTTGGCAAGGAACATATCAAAATATGGAGTTACCTTGGCTACGGTGGTGGGATTTAGACGGTAATTTATTACTTGATGGTCATGAAACAGCCGAATATGAACGCCAACGGGCTGAATATGAAAAGGAAAAAAGCGATCGCCTAATTGCCCAATTACGCGCTTTAGGAGTAGAACCAGAACTGTAA
- a CDS encoding phosphoenolpyruvate carboxylase produces the protein MKSMKAEHIDFPVLHSELFLRHRLQVVEELWESVLRQECGQEMVDLLRQLRDLCSPEGQATNDLAASAVELIEQLNINEAIRAARAFALYFQLINIIEQEYEQKQQLNRYSGETDEEVFPSIIYSTNQREEELPITKEIGSDLMTSETPQKGTFAALFPLLFKLNVPPQQIQRLISQLDIRLVFTAHPTEIVRHTIRDKQRQVVHLLQKLDEAQNRAGSYPWETLEVKERLLEEIRLWWRTDELHQFKPTVLDEVDYALHYFQEVLFDGITQLYKRFKYSLGETFPWLQPPTTNFCSFGSWVGSDRDGNPSVTPEVTWKTACYQRKMVLERYIKSVKELVSLLSVSMHWSDVLPDLLESLELDQSQLSGVYDDLALRFRQEPYRLKLSYILKRLENTRDRNLALYNRETPNNEDAPMYRSGTEFLTELLLIQRNLTETGLSCRELENLICQVEIFDFNLTQLDIRQESSRHADAINEILEYLQLLPQSYNELSEEQRIAWLTSELQTRRPLIPAELPFSEKTNDVIETFRILRSLQQEFGIKICQTYIISMCREVSDVLEVLLLAKESSLFDPVVAVGTIRIVPLFETVEDLQRSRGVMRQLFELPLYRAMLAGGYAAINTSTPLSAKASTSLSAEAPPSISTLNPNLQEVMLGYSDSNKDSGFLSSNWEIHKAQKSLQKIAESYGVNLRIFHGRGGSVGRGGGPAHEAILAQPGHSISGRIKITEQGEVLASKYSLLDLALYHLETITTAVIQASLLGTGFDDIEPWNEIMEELSHASRQHYRNLIYEQPDFIDFFHQVTPIEEISQLQISSRPARRPSGKKDLSSLRAIPWVFSWTQTRFLLPSWYGIGTALQEFLDAEPEQHLKLLRYFYLKWPFFKMVISKAEMTLAKVDMEMARHYVDELSNPEDKPRFEKVFEQISSEFFLTRDLVLKITGHQKLLDGDPVLQRSVQLRNGTIVPLGFIQVSLLKRLRQSKNAPTTGVIHSRYSKGELLRGALLTINGIAAGMRNTG, from the coding sequence ATGAAAAGTATGAAAGCTGAACATATTGATTTTCCAGTGCTACACTCAGAATTATTCTTACGTCATCGTCTACAGGTAGTAGAGGAATTGTGGGAGTCGGTGCTGCGTCAAGAATGCGGTCAAGAAATGGTGGATCTTTTGCGCCAATTGCGGGACTTATGTTCTCCAGAGGGACAAGCCACGAATGACTTAGCTGCCTCGGCTGTAGAATTAATTGAACAATTGAATATCAATGAAGCGATTCGTGCGGCGCGTGCCTTTGCGTTGTATTTTCAGTTGATTAATATTATTGAGCAGGAATATGAGCAAAAGCAGCAATTAAACCGCTATAGTGGAGAAACTGATGAGGAGGTTTTTCCCAGTATAATTTATTCTACGAACCAAAGAGAAGAAGAATTGCCTATTACTAAGGAAATAGGTAGTGATTTAATGACATCGGAAACTCCGCAAAAAGGGACTTTCGCGGCTTTATTTCCCCTGTTATTTAAGTTGAATGTTCCACCCCAACAAATTCAACGTCTAATTTCTCAACTGGATATCCGCTTAGTTTTCACTGCACACCCGACGGAAATTGTCCGTCATACTATCCGGGATAAACAGCGTCAGGTGGTTCATCTTTTGCAAAAATTAGATGAAGCCCAAAATCGCGCTGGTAGCTATCCTTGGGAAACTTTGGAAGTCAAGGAAAGATTACTGGAAGAAATTCGCCTGTGGTGGCGGACTGATGAGTTACATCAGTTTAAACCGACGGTTTTGGATGAAGTAGATTATGCTCTTCACTACTTTCAAGAAGTGTTGTTTGATGGTATTACGCAACTATACAAACGCTTCAAATATTCTTTGGGCGAAACTTTTCCCTGGTTACAACCACCAACGACAAATTTTTGCTCTTTTGGTTCTTGGGTAGGTTCAGACCGAGATGGTAATCCTTCGGTGACACCGGAAGTAACTTGGAAAACCGCTTGTTATCAACGAAAAATGGTGTTAGAGCGGTATATTAAGTCAGTTAAAGAGTTAGTGTCTTTATTGAGTGTATCTATGCACTGGAGTGATGTACTACCAGATTTGCTAGAGTCTTTGGAGTTGGATCAATCACAGTTAAGTGGGGTGTATGATGATTTAGCATTGCGTTTCCGCCAAGAACCTTATCGTCTGAAGTTATCTTACATTCTCAAGCGGTTGGAAAATACCCGCGATCGCAATTTGGCTTTATATAATCGGGAAACGCCAAACAATGAAGATGCACCAATGTACCGTTCTGGTACAGAATTTTTAACAGAATTGTTGTTAATTCAACGCAATTTAACAGAAACAGGTTTAAGTTGTCGAGAGTTGGAAAACTTGATTTGTCAAGTGGAAATATTTGACTTTAATCTGACTCAATTAGATATTCGTCAAGAATCATCCCGTCATGCTGACGCTATCAATGAGATTCTGGAATACTTACAACTCTTACCCCAGTCCTACAACGAATTATCAGAAGAACAAAGAATAGCTTGGTTAACTTCAGAATTGCAAACTCGTCGTCCCTTGATTCCCGCTGAGTTACCATTTTCAGAAAAAACCAATGATGTAATTGAAACTTTCCGAATTTTGCGATCGCTACAACAAGAATTTGGCATTAAAATCTGTCAAACTTATATTATTAGTATGTGCCGCGAAGTAAGCGACGTACTAGAAGTTTTACTCTTAGCCAAAGAATCGAGTTTATTTGATCCTGTAGTTGCAGTGGGGACAATTCGCATCGTTCCTCTGTTTGAAACAGTAGAAGATTTACAACGTTCTAGAGGCGTAATGCGACAACTGTTTGAATTGCCTTTATATCGGGCAATGCTGGCTGGAGGTTACGCCGCAATTAACACTTCGACTCCGCTCAGTGCAAAAGCTTCGACTTCGCTCAGTGCAGAAGCACCTCCATCTATTTCTACTTTGAATCCTAACTTACAAGAAGTAATGTTGGGGTATTCCGATAGTAATAAAGATTCTGGTTTTTTAAGCAGTAACTGGGAAATTCATAAGGCTCAAAAATCACTTCAGAAAATCGCCGAAAGTTACGGTGTAAATCTGCGGATTTTCCACGGACGAGGCGGTTCTGTGGGACGTGGTGGCGGTCCTGCTCATGAAGCGATTTTAGCCCAACCAGGTCACAGTATTAGTGGCCGGATTAAAATTACCGAACAAGGGGAAGTCTTAGCTTCTAAATATTCCTTGTTAGATTTGGCTTTGTATCACCTAGAGACTATCACCACAGCCGTAATCCAAGCCAGTTTACTAGGAACAGGGTTTGATGACATCGAACCTTGGAATGAGATCATGGAAGAGTTATCTCATGCGTCGCGTCAGCACTATCGTAACCTAATTTATGAGCAACCTGATTTTATTGACTTCTTCCACCAAGTCACCCCCATTGAAGAAATCAGCCAATTGCAAATTAGTTCTCGTCCAGCCCGTCGTCCATCTGGTAAAAAAGATTTAAGTAGTCTGCGAGCGATTCCTTGGGTATTTAGTTGGACACAAACCCGCTTTTTATTACCTTCCTGGTATGGAATTGGTACAGCTTTACAAGAATTTTTGGATGCAGAACCAGAACAACATTTGAAATTACTGCGTTATTTCTACCTCAAATGGCCATTCTTTAAAATGGTGATTTCTAAAGCCGAAATGACTTTAGCAAAAGTAGACATGGAAATGGCACGTCACTATGTTGATGAATTGTCAAACCCGGAAGACAAACCGCGATTTGAGAAAGTTTTTGAACAAATTTCTAGCGAATTCTTTCTTACCAGAGATTTAGTTTTAAAAATCACTGGACACCAAAAACTATTAGATGGTGATCCAGTATTGCAACGTTCTGTACAATTAAGAAATGGAACAATTGTGCCTTTAGGATTTATCCAAGTTTCCCTATTAAAACGCCTTCGTCAATCAAAAAACGCCCCCACAACCGGAGTAATTCACTCTCGTTACAGCAAAGGAGAATTACTCCGAGGAGCATTATTAACCATCAACGGAATTGCTGCCGGCATGAGAAATACGGGTTGA
- a CDS encoding asparaginase: MTMGKRTQAAALEVRLLREGIIESRHIVQAVVSDDRGRVLSVAGNAETAAFVRSALKPFQALAVTSTGTMERYGLSDRDLAIITSSHKGSMEQVRQVFNILWRADIDINSLHCPIPKDKRSSLEYNCSGKHAGMLAVCQQRHWPLTNYLDRKHPVQQLIITKIAELLRMPAEEFLTAHDDCGAPTYLMQLSQMASLYAVLSSSNSVDMERIVRAMNHHPTMIAGEGEFDTELMRLTPGELVSKSGAEGVQCIGRLGEGMGLAIKVMDGSKRAKYAVAIHILQQMGWITPSVAQSLSEKFMNLGKYKRLEVIGELSLL, translated from the coding sequence ATGACAATGGGAAAACGAACTCAAGCCGCAGCACTGGAAGTCCGGTTGCTGCGTGAAGGTATTATCGAATCTCGGCATATAGTCCAGGCTGTAGTTAGTGATGACCGGGGACGGGTACTTTCCGTTGCTGGTAACGCTGAAACCGCCGCATTTGTCCGTTCTGCCCTCAAACCATTTCAAGCCCTGGCTGTCACCAGCACAGGCACAATGGAACGCTATGGTTTGAGCGATCGAGACTTAGCAATCATCACCAGTTCCCACAAAGGCAGCATGGAACAGGTGAGACAGGTATTTAACATTCTGTGGCGGGCAGATATTGACATCAACTCCCTGCACTGCCCAATCCCTAAAGACAAGCGTAGCTCTCTAGAATATAACTGCTCTGGTAAACACGCGGGAATGTTAGCTGTTTGTCAGCAACGCCATTGGCCATTAACTAACTATTTGGATCGTAAACACCCAGTCCAACAGTTAATTATTACTAAAATAGCCGAATTGTTGCGAATGCCAGCGGAAGAATTTCTCACCGCCCATGATGACTGCGGCGCACCTACCTATCTCATGCAACTCAGTCAAATGGCATCACTATATGCTGTTTTATCTTCCAGCAATAGCGTAGACATGGAACGCATTGTCCGCGCCATGAACCATCACCCCACAATGATAGCAGGTGAAGGGGAATTTGATACAGAATTAATGCGTCTCACTCCTGGTGAACTGGTTAGTAAGTCTGGGGCAGAAGGAGTACAGTGTATAGGCAGACTTGGTGAAGGCATGGGATTAGCTATTAAAGTTATGGATGGCTCAAAACGCGCCAAATATGCCGTAGCTATTCACATCCTCCAACAAATGGGTTGGATTACTCCCAGCGTTGCCCAAAGCCTGTCTGAGAAATTTATGAACCTGGGGAAATACAAGCGTTTGGAAGTAATTGGAGAATTATCGCTTTTGTAG
- the rsfS gene encoding ribosome silencing factor, whose translation MTESLRGNFPLTKNAVSKPKTDTEATSKNLALTIAEAALDRKAVEIVLLDVAEISYLSDYFVMMTGYSKVQVRAIADAIAGQVEIDWQRRPLRTEGKAEGTWVLQDYGDVIVHIMMPREREFYNLEAFWGHAERIPLPNSDNVGG comes from the coding sequence ATGACTGAATCTTTAAGAGGGAATTTCCCATTGACAAAAAACGCTGTGAGCAAACCTAAAACTGACACAGAAGCTACAAGCAAAAATTTAGCTTTAACCATTGCTGAGGCGGCTTTAGACCGCAAGGCTGTAGAAATCGTCCTGCTTGATGTGGCAGAAATTTCTTACCTGTCCGATTACTTTGTGATGATGACTGGTTACTCTAAAGTACAAGTAAGAGCGATCGCTGACGCAATTGCCGGACAAGTAGAAATTGACTGGCAACGACGACCCCTCAGAACCGAAGGAAAAGCCGAGGGAACTTGGGTACTCCAAGATTATGGTGATGTTATCGTCCATATCATGATGCCAAGGGAACGGGAGTTTTATAATTTAGAAGCGTTCTGGGGACACGCGGAACGTATTCCACTACCAAACTCCGATAATGTTGGGGGTTAA
- a CDS encoding sugar transferase — protein sequence MATKVQSFMSSQPISVDFSVTYLEDAAILQVPVRLTVLEAVNFKQTCQNLIQADVPPGQIFIDFQNTTFMDSSGLGSLVSNFKNSQEKGIQVTLRHVTPQVMAVLNLTGLDQVFPIESLYNLTLIATDNLTDAGKNNYRKVDPLPQTHHSVASWMKRAIDIVGSLVGLVITSVLFIPIAIAIQIDDPGPILFQQTRCGWMGKRFAIWKFRSMCVDAEARKSQIKNQAEGAFFKNDNDPRITKVGKFLRRTSLDELPQFWNVLKGEMSLVGTRPPTPDEVERYEVPEWQRLDVKPGMTGEWQVNGRSKVRSFEDVIRLDLQYQQNWTLVYDLKLIFKTIAILFNKNSGAV from the coding sequence ATGGCAACTAAAGTCCAGAGTTTTATGAGTAGCCAACCCATATCAGTAGATTTTTCAGTGACTTATTTAGAAGATGCAGCAATCTTGCAAGTTCCAGTGAGGTTAACTGTACTTGAAGCTGTCAATTTTAAACAAACTTGCCAAAACTTAATTCAAGCGGATGTACCACCTGGACAAATTTTCATTGATTTTCAAAATACTACTTTTATGGACAGTAGTGGTTTAGGTTCTTTAGTCAGTAACTTTAAAAATTCTCAAGAAAAGGGAATTCAAGTCACATTGCGTCATGTGACACCCCAAGTCATGGCCGTTTTAAATCTGACGGGACTAGATCAGGTGTTTCCCATTGAGTCTCTTTACAATCTCACATTAATAGCAACAGATAATTTAACAGATGCCGGAAAAAATAATTATCGCAAAGTAGATCCACTTCCCCAAACTCATCACTCCGTAGCATCTTGGATGAAACGGGCTATTGATATTGTAGGATCATTGGTGGGATTAGTAATTACATCTGTTTTATTTATTCCCATAGCGATCGCCATTCAAATTGATGATCCCGGTCCGATTTTATTTCAGCAAACCCGTTGTGGCTGGATGGGTAAGCGGTTTGCAATTTGGAAATTTCGCTCTATGTGTGTAGATGCCGAAGCCAGAAAATCCCAAATCAAAAACCAAGCCGAAGGTGCTTTCTTTAAAAACGACAATGATCCCCGAATTACTAAAGTAGGTAAATTTTTACGCCGTACCAGTCTCGATGAACTACCTCAATTTTGGAATGTTCTCAAAGGGGAAATGAGTTTAGTCGGGACTCGACCACCTACACCTGATGAAGTAGAACGCTACGAAGTCCCAGAATGGCAACGTTTGGACGTTAAACCGGGCATGACTGGTGAATGGCAAGTTAACGGTCGCTCTAAAGTGCGGAGTTTTGAAGATGTGATTCGTTTAGATTTACAGTATCAGCAAAATTGGACTTTAGTTTACGATTTAAAGTTAATTTTCAAAACCATTGCCATTTTGTTTAATAAAAACAGTGGGGCTGTTTAG
- a CDS encoding DUF3318 domain-containing protein — MTSYATSSAKAEMSELRRLKSLLPPELQSWVTVEGTIEVNPSLIRCEEIGKDQVEIQIDLVKWDALAMDQRNLLFWHEVARIQNDTIPKDGWEMAALAIGLGGAVGELWVQDGLLLVLAMALCGVSGWRLYQKNNGGKQVKELLDADEKAIALATRFGYSLPNAYKSLGSALKTLVENTPSKRQRSRYEARLSALKRSANKAKTKSRNEDSGL, encoded by the coding sequence ATGACATCCTATGCAACCTCCTCTGCTAAAGCAGAAATGAGTGAACTCCGGCGGTTAAAAAGCTTGTTACCCCCAGAATTGCAAAGTTGGGTAACAGTTGAAGGCACAATAGAGGTTAATCCATCCCTGATTCGTTGTGAAGAAATTGGCAAAGACCAAGTAGAAATTCAAATTGACTTGGTAAAGTGGGATGCTCTCGCAATGGATCAGCGCAATTTGCTGTTTTGGCACGAAGTTGCTCGCATTCAAAATGACACAATTCCCAAAGATGGTTGGGAAATGGCAGCACTAGCTATTGGTTTGGGTGGTGCTGTAGGTGAGTTGTGGGTACAAGATGGATTATTGCTAGTATTAGCTATGGCGCTCTGTGGCGTGTCCGGTTGGCGATTATATCAAAAAAATAATGGTGGTAAACAAGTTAAAGAATTGCTGGATGCGGACGAAAAAGCGATCGCTCTAGCAACCCGCTTTGGTTATAGTTTACCTAACGCCTATAAAAGTCTTGGTAGTGCCTTAAAAACTTTGGTGGAAAACACTCCTAGTAAACGTCAGCGTTCTCGATATGAAGCCAGACTTTCTGCTCTCAAACGGAGCGCCAACAAAGCTAAAACTAAATCGAGGAATGAGGATTCTGGTCTGTAA